In one Pseudomonas sp. Bout1 genomic region, the following are encoded:
- the hemB gene encoding porphobilinogen synthase, giving the protein MSSQFPEARPRRLRRSAQLRGLFQESEFTLNDLVLPIFVEEEIDDFVPITSMPGVQRIPESKLAFEIERYANAGIKSVMTFGVSHHLDATGSDTWQERGLVSRMSSIIKDAVPEMIVMSDTCFCEYTDHGHCGVMHGAEVDNDRTLVNLGKQAVAAARAGADVIAPSAAMDGQVQAIRRALDEAGFSHIPIMAYSTKFASALYGPFREAGGSALKGDRKSYQMNPMNRREAVRESLLDEQEGADALMVKPAGAYLDIIRDIREASRLPVAAYQVSGEYAMIKFGAQAGAIDEARVVRETLGSIKRAGADLIFTYFAMDLALAGI; this is encoded by the coding sequence ATGTCCAGCCAGTTCCCCGAAGCCCGTCCACGCCGCCTGCGCCGCTCTGCGCAGTTGCGTGGCTTGTTCCAGGAAAGTGAGTTCACCCTCAACGACCTGGTGCTGCCGATCTTCGTTGAAGAAGAAATCGACGACTTCGTACCGATCACCAGCATGCCCGGGGTGCAGCGCATTCCCGAGTCGAAGCTGGCCTTCGAGATCGAACGCTATGCCAACGCCGGCATCAAGTCGGTGATGACCTTCGGCGTGTCCCACCACCTGGATGCTACGGGCAGTGACACCTGGCAAGAGCGTGGCCTGGTCTCGCGCATGTCCTCGATCATCAAGGACGCGGTGCCGGAAATGATCGTGATGTCCGACACCTGCTTCTGCGAGTACACCGACCACGGCCATTGTGGCGTGATGCACGGCGCCGAGGTCGACAACGACCGCACCTTGGTCAACCTTGGCAAACAGGCCGTGGCCGCCGCCCGCGCCGGTGCCGATGTAATCGCGCCGTCTGCTGCAATGGACGGGCAGGTGCAGGCGATTCGCCGGGCGCTGGATGAAGCGGGTTTCAGCCATATTCCGATCATGGCCTACTCCACCAAATTCGCCTCGGCTCTTTACGGCCCCTTCCGCGAAGCTGGCGGCAGCGCGCTCAAGGGCGACCGCAAGAGCTACCAGATGAACCCGATGAACCGCCGCGAAGCGGTACGTGAATCGTTGCTGGATGAGCAGGAAGGCGCCGATGCGTTGATGGTCAAGCCGGCCGGCGCTTACCTGGACATCATCCGCGACATCCGCGAAGCCTCGCGTTTGCCGGTGGCGGCGTACCAGGTCAGCGGCGAGTACGCGATGATCAAGTTCGGTGCCCAGGCGGGCGCCATCGATGAAGCCCGCGTGGTACGGGAAACCCTGGGTTCGATCAAGCGCGCTGGTGCAGACTTGATCTTCACCTACTTTGCAA
- a CDS encoding LysE family translocator gives MFDIQNYGSFIAAILIFQLIPGPGTFAILHATARNGIRAGFGAVFGTVLGDLIFMLAASAGLAALMKANPMLFMALQWAGAAYLCWMGLQLLLTPVNRDVVGQEPQRSGWIYFRRAIAVSLTNPKVILFFVAFFPLFIRPDSPSSTLVAMMVHVTLIGFVYQALLVLVGNALVIRLRTFALARKIATRVAGLALIGFGIKLAANNR, from the coding sequence ATGTTTGATATCCAGAACTACGGCAGTTTTATCGCGGCCATCCTGATCTTCCAGTTGATCCCGGGGCCAGGCACCTTTGCCATCCTGCATGCCACGGCGCGCAATGGCATCCGCGCCGGATTTGGCGCGGTGTTCGGTACGGTGCTGGGCGATTTGATCTTCATGCTCGCTGCTTCCGCAGGCCTAGCGGCCCTGATGAAAGCCAACCCGATGCTGTTCATGGCACTGCAATGGGCCGGTGCGGCTTACCTCTGCTGGATGGGCCTGCAACTGCTGCTCACCCCGGTCAACCGTGATGTGGTCGGCCAAGAACCGCAACGCTCCGGCTGGATCTACTTTCGCCGGGCCATTGCGGTGAGCCTGACCAACCCCAAGGTGATCCTGTTTTTCGTGGCGTTTTTTCCGTTGTTCATCCGCCCGGATTCGCCCAGCAGCACCTTGGTGGCGATGATGGTGCACGTCACGCTGATCGGCTTTGTGTACCAGGCGCTGCTGGTGCTGGTAGGCAACGCGCTGGTGATCCGCCTGCGAACCTTTGCGCTGGCGCGTAAAATCGCAACCCGCGTGGCAGGCCTGGCGTTGATCGGGTTTGGGATCAAGCTGGCCGCCAACAACCGTTAA